One Pogoniulus pusillus isolate bPogPus1 chromosome 22, bPogPus1.pri, whole genome shotgun sequence DNA segment encodes these proteins:
- the BNIP1 gene encoding vesicle transport protein SEC20: protein MAAAAGVPVRVCHQEIVKFDLEIKAAVQDIRDCPGPLGALTELNATVKEKFRHLRGRIQELEQMAKEQDKESEKQALLREVENHKKQMLSNQVAWRKANLACKIAIDNSEKDQLLQGRDSLRQRKTTKESLAESASNITESLMGISRMMSQQVQQSEETVQTLANSSRTILEANEEFKSMSGTIQLGRKLITKYNRRELTDKLLIFLALALFLATVLYILKKRLFPFL, encoded by the exons ATGGCGGCGGCCGCAGGTGTGCCGGTGCGGGTCTGCCACCAGGAGATCGTCAAGTTCGACTTGGAGATCAAGGCGGCCGTGCAG GACATCCGAGACTGCCCGGGGCCGCTCGGCGCCCTCACGGAGCTGAACGCTACCGTGAAGGAGAAGTTCCGCCACCTCCGCGGCCGCATCCAG GAACTCGAACAGATGGCAAAGGAGCAAGACAAAGAGTCGGAGAAACAAGCCTTGCTGCGGGAAGTGGAAAACCATAAGAAACAGATGCTCAG CAATCAGGTAGCTTGGAGAAAGGCAAATCTGGCCTGCAAAATTGCTATTGACAACTCTGAGAAagatcagctgctgcagggaagagaCTCCTTACGACAAAG gAAGACTACGAAGGAAAGTCTGGCAGAGAGTGCCAGTAACATCACAGAGAGTCTGATGGGCATTAGCAGGATGATGTCGCAGCAAGTCCAGCAGAGTGAGGAGACTGTGCAGACCCTAG CCAATTCTTCACGAACCATCCTGGAAGCAAATGAAGAATTTAAGTCCATGTCTGGGACAATCCAGCTGGGGAGAAAGCTGATCACAAAGTACAACCGCAGGGAGCTGACAGACAAGCTGCTCATCTTCCTCGCCCTCGCCTTATTCCTAGCCACAGTGCTCTATATCttgaagaaaagactttttCCATTCTTGTAA